A portion of the Syntrophales bacterium genome contains these proteins:
- a CDS encoding TetR/AcrR family transcriptional regulator has translation MVNSPAKKPRNLETVRVKILIAARRLFGKYGFHGTTTRMIAREVGIDVSTLYYHWGEKGNLYEAVVLDINDDLRKKLIDLEGVIHGLPLAQHMKIAIEAITDYLFEHPEITKVILSRCFVKIRHESSQNIRVPEYISNIAFSMGLSRDKKKVSIRHKMQVLTIMNAIYAFVSGEEFFRASLGIKRDEYIALVKETLKFILIPAFADSMAGKILSVQQSAVSNQRSGKNRTVKDGRL, from the coding sequence GTGGTAAACTCTCCAGCGAAAAAACCCCGGAACCTCGAAACTGTGAGGGTAAAAATCCTGATTGCTGCCCGACGGCTTTTCGGGAAGTACGGCTTTCATGGCACTACCACCCGTATGATTGCCCGGGAGGTGGGAATTGATGTTTCTACCCTGTATTATCACTGGGGGGAAAAGGGAAATCTGTATGAAGCTGTCGTCCTTGACATAAACGACGATCTGAGGAAAAAACTTATTGATCTCGAAGGGGTAATCCACGGTCTTCCCCTCGCCCAACATATGAAAATTGCCATCGAAGCGATCACCGATTATCTTTTTGAACACCCTGAGATAACAAAGGTAATCCTCTCCCGTTGTTTCGTGAAGATCCGTCACGAGTCAAGCCAGAATATCCGTGTGCCGGAGTACATCTCTAACATCGCTTTTTCCATGGGTCTCAGTAGAGACAAAAAAAAGGTTTCTATAAGGCATAAAATGCAAGTGTTGACTATCATGAACGCCATTTATGCCTTTGTTTCGGGAGAAGAATTCTTCCGGGCAAGTCTCGGGATAAAGAGGGACGAGTACATCGCTCTTGTCAAGGAAACGTTAAAATTTATCCTGATTCCTGCCTTTGCGGATTCCATGGCGGGAAAGATTTTAAGCGTTCAGCAGTCAGCAGTCAGCAATCAGCGGTCAGGAAAAAACCGGACAGTGAAGGATGGCCGCTTATAG
- a CDS encoding enoyl-CoA hydratase-related protein, translated as MAIPAHEEWRKVEGYDFDDLIYEKKYLKTGGVARMTINRPAKLNSFTGATIRHMWECVFDINSDPSIGVAIMTGAGDKAFCTGGDVEAEAEGEFEDTVFLNCNKMIVACRKPIIAVVKGWSVGGGNHMAYCCDFTIAADNARFAQNGPRVGSPACGWPIQYAVRVVGAKKAREMWMLCRRYSAQEALEMGLVNSVVPLDKIDEEVDKWCNEILEKSPTCIQILKATFDAESSHLRHEDTFDMQKLMFPDFQNSEEQKEAQNAFFEKRQPEFLKFGEKEYEEYLKKRRVVHIK; from the coding sequence ATGGCGATACCAGCTCATGAAGAATGGAGAAAAGTAGAAGGATATGATTTTGATGATTTGATTTATGAGAAGAAATATCTGAAGACAGGGGGAGTTGCCAGAATGACGATCAATCGTCCTGCAAAGTTGAACTCATTTACCGGGGCGACCATCCGTCATATGTGGGAATGCGTTTTTGATATCAACAGCGATCCTTCCATCGGGGTGGCAATTATGACCGGCGCTGGGGATAAGGCGTTTTGCACCGGCGGGGATGTGGAAGCGGAAGCGGAAGGCGAATTCGAAGATACGGTCTTCCTGAATTGCAATAAAATGATCGTGGCCTGCAGAAAGCCGATCATCGCTGTCGTGAAAGGGTGGAGCGTTGGGGGGGGGAACCACATGGCTTACTGCTGTGATTTTACCATTGCCGCCGACAACGCCAGATTTGCCCAAAATGGCCCCCGTGTGGGAAGCCCTGCCTGTGGCTGGCCCATTCAATACGCGGTAAGAGTAGTTGGTGCAAAAAAGGCAAGGGAAATGTGGATGCTTTGCCGTAGATACAGCGCGCAGGAGGCGCTAGAGATGGGGTTGGTTAATTCCGTTGTCCCTCTCGACAAGATTGATGAGGAGGTGGATAAGTGGTGCAATGAGATCCTCGAAAAAAGCCCAACTTGTATTCAGATACTAAAGGCTACCTTTGATGCAGAATCCAGCCATCTGAGACATGAGGATACTTTTGACATGCAAAAACTGATGTTCCCGGACTTTCAGAACAGCGAGGAACAAAAAGAGGCGCAGAATGCCTTCTTTGAGAAGAGGCAACCTGAGTTCTTAAAATTCGGGGAAAAAGAGTACGAAGAATATTTAAAGAAGAGGAGAGTAGTACATATTAAGTAA
- a CDS encoding amidohydrolase family protein, whose product MAEEKKIDLKEIKAVDCSLLPHYCGMPQRLQDTFKYWEFQIMAITTFAGVFRKVQPKPGEEWKVLGAACKSSVEEAVAEMDEVGIDYAICPMVPVWSQRDHAMMMGYSLEEVAEICKKSNGRIIGGAAYNPFRIKESLEEIERAVKEYGFKYVWFHPISFGLRPDDRRNYPLYAKCLELGIPVGMQVGHSAEPLTSEPGHPMYADVVAIDFPDLAIILTHTGYPWIEEWCSMIWRHPNVYGMLNAYMPSGLEPATIRFVDSPRGRDKVLWGSHAFGITRWKQEFLGLPIREDTKIKVLRDNAIKLFKLG is encoded by the coding sequence ATGGCAGAGGAGAAGAAGATTGACCTCAAGGAGATTAAGGCAGTTGATTGCAGTCTGTTACCACATTATTGTGGTATGCCCCAAAGGTTACAAGATACCTTCAAATATTGGGAGTTCCAGATCATGGCTATTACCACCTTTGCCGGGGTATTCAGGAAAGTGCAACCGAAGCCGGGGGAGGAATGGAAGGTTTTAGGCGCTGCCTGTAAGTCCTCCGTAGAAGAAGCGGTGGCTGAAATGGATGAGGTAGGGATAGACTATGCGATATGCCCAATGGTCCCTGTGTGGTCCCAGCGTGACCATGCGATGATGATGGGTTATAGCCTTGAAGAAGTAGCCGAGATATGTAAAAAGTCTAATGGGAGGATAATCGGAGGTGCCGCCTACAATCCTTTCCGGATTAAGGAAAGCCTTGAGGAGATAGAGAGAGCAGTCAAAGAGTATGGTTTTAAATATGTATGGTTCCACCCCATCAGCTTTGGGTTGAGGCCGGATGACAGGAGGAACTATCCCCTTTATGCCAAATGCCTAGAACTGGGAATACCGGTAGGCATGCAGGTTGGTCACTCGGCAGAACCACTTACCAGCGAGCCAGGGCACCCCATGTATGCAGATGTTGTCGCCATAGATTTCCCCGATCTCGCCATAATCCTTACCCACACTGGCTATCCGTGGATTGAGGAGTGGTGCTCCATGATCTGGAGGCATCCCAATGTCTATGGGATGCTAAACGCCTATATGCCATCGGGCCTTGAGCCCGCCACAATTAGATTTGTGGACAGCCCGAGGGGTCGAGATAAAGTGCTTTGGGGTTCTCATGCATTTGGGATCACGCGCTGGAAGCAAGAGTTTTTGGGGTTGCCCATTCGTGAAGATACTAAGATAAAGGTCCTCAGAGATAACGCGATAAAGTTGTTTAAGTTAGGTTAG